A genome region from Pseudanabaena sp. Chao 1811 includes the following:
- a CDS encoding DUF2839 domain-containing protein, whose protein sequence is MGESKRRKEVLGENYGKAEPIASWIPFLTKDKADAFVKISTQAAWYGIGVTVAIWVTIRFIGPAFGWWHLAD, encoded by the coding sequence ATGGGCGAGTCAAAGCGCCGCAAGGAAGTATTAGGCGAAAACTATGGCAAAGCTGAGCCAATCGCCTCTTGGATCCCTTTTTTGACTAAAGACAAAGCCGACGCATTTGTGAAAATTTCGACACAGGCGGCATGGTATGGCATTGGTGTCACCGTAGCCATTTGGGTAACGATCCGCTTTATTGGTCCCGCCTTTGGCTGGTGGCACTTGGCTGACTAA